Genomic window (Arthrobacter sp. StoSoilA2):
GACTCCTCCCACTGCCTCTGGACCCGCGCTTCCTTGACTTCGAAAACGTCCGCGAAGTCCGCGCCCACTGCAAATTCGACCAAACATTCCACGGGTTCCATCGAATGGTTGCGGACGGTCACATGCTCCACCATTCCCACGCCTACTTCCCGCAAGCGCTCCACGATCAGCGGCGTATCCGCATACCCGTCAGATCGTGTGACGCGCCCGGCAAAGGCTGCCCTGTAAGGCTCTTTTGTCTGGGCGGTCAGTGGCTCCAGCGACTGGCCGTTGATGGTGAGGACCCAATCGGACAGGACCCGGGTGTCCTGGAAAAACATGCCGTGGGGATGGTCCGGGTGAATGTCCCCATTGGGCAGGGAGATGCAGAAGGACGTGCCTTCCACCAAGGTGACAGTGCCGGCGCCGAGGGGTCCGGCTGCTGTATCCGCATTCCATCCAGCCACTGTAAGGCTCCTCTGAGAACCAAGGGCGGCCAGTCCCTGTACCGGGCTCCCGGCTGTCCTGCTACATCGTCACCTCGACGGTACTCTTGCCTGGCTGCCGGGGCTAGGGCCTTGATGGCTGTTGCTTTGCGCTGTGAATCCGGGGGCCGTCAGCCTTGGGAGGCGACCAGCAGATCGTAGTCATCGTCGATGTGGAAAAGCCGCCGTTCGCCGATGCGGTCTATGACCCAGATCGTTTGTCCGTCCGCAGTCCGGTCATCCACGGTTCCCCTGTGGTACTCAAAGCCGCGCAGGCTGAGGGAAACTACATCTCCGGCTTCCAGGGAGTTCCAGAGCGATATCCTCCGGCTTTGCGCGCTGCACGCGGCAGGAGTACTTTCCAGGCTGCTTTTCCAGATGAGTTTCATGGGGAGTGTTCTCCTTGGTGACGGGGCCGGCGTGGATGACAGGGCGTCGGGGTGAATATTTCTCCATTAAGCCTATCGTCGATTGTTGACAATTGCTAGGATGGAAACTGTGCTTTCCAAAGACGGCAGGCACGTTCAAGAGGGCGCAGTCCCAGAAGGAGAATCCATGATCAAGGCCACTGTCATGAGCGACGCAACAACGCAGGACCCGGGGGAGCACATCCCGAAAGCAACCACCAGCACACCTGGCCAGACTGAGGTCTCGTTCCGCCTGTGGGCCCGCGACGGCCACAAGACGGGCATCTGGGAGGTTACGCCGGGCGTGTTCAAGAGCACGCGCCCCGGTTACGACGAGATCTGCCAGATCCTCAGCGGCAAGGGGACCATCACTGAAGAAGACGGAACCAGCTTCGACATCGGCCCCGGAACGTTGTTCGTTACTCCGGCGGGATGGACGGGCACCTGGACCATCCACGAGACGCTGCGGAAGATGTGGGTTGTCACGGACGTTCCCGCAAACTAATTCCATAAAGGAAGGGCCCGGTTCACAATGAACCGGGCCCTTCCTTTATGGGGACTTTCCTAAGCGGTAATTCCCGTTGCTTCCGGGCTGGCAGTGAGGTCCTCTACGGCCTTCTGCATGTGGCGTTTGATAGCCTGCTGAAGTCCGTCCCGGTCACGCGCCTCAAGGAGGTCCAGGATCATCTGGTGTTCCTGCACCAGCGCGTCAATGCGGGGATACGCCACCTCCAGGCTCAAAATGCACATCCTGGATTCCGCGGCAAGAGTCTCATAGATACGTATGAGCCGCGTGTTTCCGGTGCCTGAAACGAAGGCGGTGTGAAACTGCATGTCGAGGCGCGCAATGGCCTGCCAGTCGGAGGCTGCAACCTGCTTGGCCATATTCCGGATGATGCCCTTGAGCTCCCGGCACGTGTCCGCCACGTGCTCCGGGTCCGAGTCCAACAGCGTGTTGGCAGCGGCCAACTCCACGGCTTCGCGAACGGCGTAGATCTCCTTGACGTCCTGCGTGGAAAGCTCAAGCACGAAGACGCCGCGGTTGCGCTTGCTCACGAGGATGCCCTCCTGGCATAGCCGCTGGAGTGCCTCGCGGAGCGGACCCCGCGAAGTGTTCAGCTGGCTGGCCAACGCAGACTCATTGACCTGCTGTCCAGGGCTGAACGCCCCTTGGACAATGAGCTCACGCAGCTGGTCAGCGATCAGCTGTGCCGTGGGCCGGCCTTCCAATACGAACATTCCCTCCGGTGCCGCCATTGACATCCCCTCATTCCATGCTTCGGCAATTTGAAACTGCTAGACCGCTATTGCGGTGTACTTGTACTCCAGGAATTCTTCGATTCCAATTTTCCCGCCCTCGCGTCCGAGTCCGGATTGCTTGACGCCGCCGAACGGTGCCGCGGGGTTGGAAACCAGGCCGGTGTTCAGTCCGACCATTCCAACTTCCAGTTCCGCAGAGAACCGCAGTGCCTTGTCCATGCTCTCCGTGAATACGTACCCCACCAGGCCCCACTCGGTATCGTTGGCCAGGCGGAGGACTTCGTCCTCACTGTCGAACGCGGTGATCGCGGCGACGGGGCCGAAGATTTCCGTGCTCATCAGTGCGGCGTCCATGGGCACGTCCACCAGGACGGTGGGGGTGTAGAAGTAGCCGGGGCCTTCCGGACGGCTTCCGCCGGTCAGCACACGCGCTCCCTTGGAGACCGCATCTGCAACGAGGCTTTCGACCTTTTCCAGGCCCTTCTGCTCGATGAGGGGCCCGACGTCGGTGCCAGTCACAGCGCCGTTGCCTACCTGCAATTCTGACATCTTTTTGGAGAACTTCTCGCCAAATTCCTCTACCACTGAACGGTGGACGAAGAAGCGGTTTGCTGCCGTGCAAGCCTCGCCCATGTTCCGCATCTTCGCCTTCATGGCACCGTCCACGGCTTTTTCGATGTCTGCATCGGCCAGGACGATGAACGGGGCGTTACCGCCCAGTTCCATGGAGGAGCGCATCACGTTGTCGGCCGCCTGCTTCAGCAGGACCTTGCCCACTTCGGTTGAACCGGTGAAGCTGATCTTGCGTGCGATGCCGCTGTCGGTCCA
Coding sequences:
- a CDS encoding GntR family transcriptional regulator, which codes for MAAPEGMFVLEGRPTAQLIADQLRELIVQGAFSPGQQVNESALASQLNTSRGPLREALQRLCQEGILVSKRNRGVFVLELSTQDVKEIYAVREAVELAAANTLLDSDPEHVADTCRELKGIIRNMAKQVAASDWQAIARLDMQFHTAFVSGTGNTRLIRIYETLAAESRMCILSLEVAYPRIDALVQEHQMILDLLEARDRDGLQQAIKRHMQKAVEDLTASPEATGITA
- a CDS encoding NAD-dependent succinate-semialdehyde dehydrogenase, translating into MTTSFDPTTIPTDLFIDGTWQKAASGATFAVENPATNEVIAHVADGGPEDAALAIEAAGRAQAAWGKSTARERSDILRRAFELVIANTDRLAAIMTAEMGKPLAEARGEVAYGAEMLRWFSEEAVRIGGDSAASVDGNTRILITKEPVGPSVLVTPWNFPLAMGARKIAPAVAAGCTMVFKPAELTPLTSLALVALFKEAGLPDGVLNVVTTSTASTVVRTWTDSGIARKISFTGSTEVGKVLLKQAADNVMRSSMELGGNAPFIVLADADIEKAVDGAMKAKMRNMGEACTAANRFFVHRSVVEEFGEKFSKKMSELQVGNGAVTGTDVGPLIEQKGLEKVESLVADAVSKGARVLTGGSRPEGPGYFYTPTVLVDVPMDAALMSTEIFGPVAAITAFDSEDEVLRLANDTEWGLVGYVFTESMDKALRFSAELEVGMVGLNTGLVSNPAAPFGGVKQSGLGREGGKIGIEEFLEYKYTAIAV
- a CDS encoding cupin domain-containing protein; the encoded protein is MIKATVMSDATTQDPGEHIPKATTSTPGQTEVSFRLWARDGHKTGIWEVTPGVFKSTRPGYDEICQILSGKGTITEEDGTSFDIGPGTLFVTPAGWTGTWTIHETLRKMWVVTDVPAN